From Vidua macroura isolate BioBank_ID:100142 chromosome 5, ASM2450914v1, whole genome shotgun sequence, the proteins below share one genomic window:
- the LOC128807138 gene encoding endonuclease domain-containing 1 protein-like → MLWLLLLQVLASCLWLGHGEVVKSFETSCPQFFFREIPPNEALEPRNPAWICQRYKNQYYFATLYDRKMRIPVYSAYIYQPGPGKRPKTWLVEPQLIGPTFPKTMEKEWTLLNQYNVTLEKLSQSQAILHDYKNLTGLNRGHLNPNGHHDDYSSRMATFTLTNIVPQDEKLNGGAWNNYEQQTMIRRTQGCKITYAIVGAVPGNNYIAKGRVNKPSHLWSAACCVVDNNHIKAWAVIAENDKNQVELLTLGELEDTLTELYGRGQVSLFDSDCPRE, encoded by the exons atgctgtggctgctgctgctgcaggtgttgGCCAGCTGCCTCTGGCTGGGACACGGTGAGGTGGTGAAGTCCTTTGAAACTTCATGTCCTCAGTTTTTTTTCCGGGAGATCCCCCCAAATGAAGCTCTGGAGCCACGGAACCCAGCCTGGATCTGCCAGCGCTACAAGAACCAGTATTACTTTGCCACCCTGTACGACAGGAAGATGCGTATTCCTGTCTACTCTGCTTACATCTACCAGCCTGGACCTGGCAAAAGACCTAAAACATGGCTGGTTGAGCCCCAG cTGATTGGCCCAACTTTTCCCAAAACTATGGAAAAAGAGTGGACACTCTTAAATCAATACAATGTCACCTTAGAGAAACTCAGCCAGAGCCAGGCTATCCTTCATGACTACAAGAACCTGACGGGTTTGAACCGGGGCCATTTGAACCCCAATGGCCACCACGACGACTACAGCAGCAGGATGGCTACCTTCACCCTCACCAACATAGTGCcccaggatgagaaactcaATGGCGGCGCCTGGAACAACTACGAGCAGCAAACGATGATCAGGAGGACCCAGGGCTGTAAAATCACCTACGCCATTGTGGGTGCTGTGCCTGGGAACAACTACATCGCCAAGGGGAGGGTTAATAAACCCAGCCACCTCTGGTCAGCTGCCTGCTGTGTGGTGGACAACAACCACATAAAGGCTTGGGCGGTCATCGCTGAGAATGACAAGAACCAGGTTGAGCTCCTCACCCTGGGGGAGCTGGAGGACACGTTAACTGAGCTGTATGGGAGGGGACAGGTTTCCCTGTTTGACAGTGACTGTCCCCGGGAATAA